In Kwoniella pini CBS 10737 chromosome 2, complete sequence, the sequence GCAACGGTATGGACCTGGCTTAGCAGATTTTACCCAGACGTATAAGGTGAGCCCTCCGAAGCCTTTTCTCAAATGAAAGGACCCGCCAAGCTGATGGTTTGGTTATCGATTACATAGAAATATACAGTACAGAGAAAGATCGCCATCGGTAGACATGAGCGAGTTTTAGCTATCGATGGTGATTATATACACGTAAGTGGTCATTATGATTATCACACTGGGCAATGTGATTAGCTGATAACCGATGTATAAATCTAGATCATGCCATCGGAATCGAGAGCTTTCTTCGATAGTATGAAGACCACATCGTTCCACATTACTCTTGTCGCCTCGTGTAAGCTCACTGGGAGAGCGGGCGGTTTCAAGATCAACGTATGGAGAGAAGGTGCTCAGAAGAGGTACGAGTTCGAAGCGGAGAACCAAAGGCAGGCTAGTGAGTGGAGTTGGGTTCTTTTGCTATCAACGAAGCTTTTTAAGACTTACTGATCTTATGGAATCATTAGCGGATATCGTATCTACGATTAGGCAATTGTAAGTCTTTTCATACTCAACCGCGATCTTGATTCCGCAGCTGATTTTTGCTGCCGGTGATCACAGAATGAAATCCTATTCGTCCGATAGAAACTCGATCCTGCCTCCTCCTAGACCCGCCtcgagaagatgaagcgGGGCACGTCTTGAGGGAGATGGACAAAATGGATGACATCACTGTGAGGGCTGCCATTGAGGATATTCATATTTAGACAGTAATTAAtaagcagaagaagaaagaatgtCGTGTTGTTGTATTAATGCCATTGTGATGTTTTTTCGAATGTAAAGTATAAAATGCATGAATCTAAAATGGTATAATTACAAATCAATGTATGTACATTTATAAATGGATGAAAAGTCAGGTTGAAATATTCTAAATAAGAATAAATTGAAGAGTTGCATCGAAAGTTAAGCCTAAGGttataaattgaaaaattagttattgacaatttcaaatttctcttttttttgttttaatgaattttttcaaaCTCACAgacattttcatttcaatctttccaTGTGGtttataattttcaattataaaatcatctaaaataaatccatcaatatcaccaatttcttcttttgttcttttaaatttaaaatttggaaaagattTAGGTTGAcgatttaattgaatttttaaaggTTCTAAATGATCTTTATAAATATGTGAATCACCCATTTGtaaaataaattcaaaaggtaTCGTATCGGTTATATATGCAATCATATAAGTTAATAAAGAATAACTTGCAATATTAAATGGTatacctaaacctaaatcACATGATCTTTGATACATTAAACAACTTAATTTTGGTTTATCATTTGGAATATTTGAATCTGGTAATGTAACGTAAAATTGACAAAACATATGACAAGGTGGTAAAGCCATTAAATGTAAATCTAAAtgattaaaaaatcatattaaattaattaaaaacTCTttaaaagtgaaaaaaaaaacaaaaaaaaggaaactcacctttagGATTCCATGCACttaaaataattcttctatcAGTTGGATTGTTTTtaattttccaaattacatcttttaattgatcaaaaccttttcctttataATCTGTATCACaatttaaatattcttCACCAAAATGTCTCCATTGAAATCCATAAACAGGTCCTAAATCACCTTGTTTTCTAAAACCTAAAccatttttttctaaaaaatCTTTTGATCCATTTAAATCCCAAATTCCAacacctttttcttttaataaatttgaatttgttgaacCTGAAATAAACcataataattcaattattacACCTTTTAAAAAAACTCTTTTTGTTGttaataaaggtaaaattccattttctAATGAAAATCTAAAACTAGGTGGTgcaaataatgataaagtACCTGTACCTGTTCTATCAGGACGTGATTGTCCTTTTAACattatttttgaaattaaatctaaatattgatattcctctataaataaatatcaTTGACTAGTTTAACATACGTCTTAGTTATAATAGATAGATATATAACTCACCATGATCTGGATCTTCTCTTTCGTGAATTGGAATTCCGTTCGATTCTAATACTGGGTCAGTCATTTTCGAAAATATCCAAATGGGTGTCGTTGGTTTCGTTCAAGAGTCGATTTTTATCAATGACCAAATATAGTCTATTTTCTACGTTGCTAAGCTCGCCAGGTCTATATTGGTGTTGTTCGCGGTTGAAATGCTATCCGACTTGCATCAATTGGTGTTATGATTTGATACCAGAATGAAGAGTAATGTACACGAACACTTCAATTATTGAATACGCGTCAATCTGGATCGCGCATTCATCTCATGTTCGAAAGATTCCCTAGTATACATCACACTTACCGCGTCGCGTCgcaaagagaaagaggcTGAACAGATCACGTGACTCTCACACGAAGGGGTAGGAGGTATGTTAAGTGAATGAGTGGTATTGGATAAGCTGGTCATATCAAGCAGTATTTATTGAGCATATGATTGCATAGGATTAAATGGAAAGTATATAaaaataacaataacaGAAATAAGTATAAATGTATGAAAGTCATATGTATACAAACAAAATATTTGTTAAGAATTGTTGCTGAAACTAATTACaagtgaaaagaaaaaataacCAAAGCAAGCATTTCCGATAGATCACAAGAGACTGAATGAAAATCATGAAAGAGACACAATTAGATACAGATTTGTTGCTAACAAAGTTCGTTTGTACCATCCGCCAAATTTAcagcttttgatttttcctTAATTCTCTTTATTCTATGTTCTTCCCTTTCCCATATTCttttaacttcttcttcagcgACTCCTTTTTGTTGTCCATCTAGTAAACCAAGTCCCTCTTTCagctcttcttctcttatgattaattcaattttccCTCCTCCTGGgctttttgatttcaatcCACTACTGTATGAGGAAGATCTGGTCatacctccaccacctgaaGCACCAGATACATTAATCAAACCAAGGGTTTCAAGATTTGACAAAAGATCTCTGTAATCTGATTCAGTTGATGGTGGGAATGGGGAGGAATTATGTAAAAGGATATAAGAGTATGTGGCATACAAATTACCAATAGTCATTTCTTGACTCGTGTTCGATGACGAATTAGACCTTGAAGGAGTCGAAGGAGGTGTGATTTGACCATTGATCGgacttgatgatattgatggaCATCCATTCAAGCCAACTTTGACTCTTGAGAGGTATATCAATATGGAAACTAATACCATTTTCCCTTGTAATTGGACAGAACagatcttctttttggtAGCATTACCAGAACCATTGGAGGATCCAGCAGCGGCTTTGAGTTGCTGAGCGTAAGATGTCACAGCTTTCAAGATATGAGTTACCGCTATCTTGGTCAATGGTATGACTTTTTCAGGCTCGATATTTGCTGAAACTTTTCTTTGCCATTCTGCCTCTGCTAAGCTAACTGCTGAGGACAGAACACCGAGACACATTCTCAAATCACCATTCTGAGCTTCTACCTTTTTGGAAAGCAGCATGACGGCTGTAGGGTCTAGCTTTATACCTTCCACATTAGCGTTGTTGATTCGGGCCGATACGATAGGAGCCATCTCTGTAGATCCGTATGCCCTGAAAGGAAGGATTGCAGGTTGAGCGCTGTCTGGGAGGACCAGTCGCGCTCGGAGTGTCAGATCGAGAGTATTCGATATCGATATCAGTTTGATCGTAGGAGATAGGAGCGGTAGAGAAAATAGTTTGGTCAGTAGGTGAGAAGTAGCTGGAGGCGCAATCGATGGAGGTGGTGGCATCAAtgaatcaacttcatcaaggATAATAAACCTGTCAAGGTGAAAAGATCAGCTGTTATGCCTTTGAAAAGGAGCATGTAAAGATCAACGACTTACACTTTAGCGTCTTCGCAAGTAATCGTTTCCTTAACATCCTTTTCGGTTTTTCCACAGCTGAGTTCTTCACCCAATCTTCTCCAGATGTCAGTGACTTTCAATCCCATACAACCTAACTCGACGACTCTCCAACCTTGTTCGGAGAGCTCACGTCCCAAAGCCGTAACAAGTGCGGTTTTACCGGTACCAGGCGGTCCAGAAATGTACATGCCGACATCGACATCGTTTTTGTTGGCTAGATACGATCTGagtattttcttttcttgttctCGACCGATGATAGTCTGATCAACGGAATCTGATGTCGATGATGAAAGACGTAAGAAAGCTTTGAGTTGTTTGTACGGATTCaactttctttctttctcagTTGTATTTTCGAACCCATTCATTTCTATATCAGTCTCAGTCTTATCACTATGAACTCGCATAAGACTAACGCGTTCGGCAGTGGATTTGATCTCGACTTCGCGCAATGAAGGGGATGATGGTGGTGGAGTTGGAGGTAAAACAGTTGACCTTGTGAATGGTCTTGCCTTTGTAGGAGTTTTGTCGACATCGaactcttcttcatcgtgAATCAAGTCAAGTGGATCGACGGACGTGATCGAGTCAAGAGAGGGCGCAAGAGAGACTTGCGAAGGAGCGGGAGAAGGAAGTCGAGCGGACCATGAGCAGatcgaagaagctgaagaagaaggcgCCAAAGAAGAATGACGGCCTGATTTCGTTGTCAGCTGAAATGCAAGATTGACCAACATGGATGGAATGATCTTGGTACGGAATGCAGGACGTGAAGGGATGGTAGAAACGCAAGAATGGAGAAGGGAACTCACCACTTGTCTCACTTCTAACACTGACGACACTTCCACTTCTCGTTCTACCAGATCGTCCAGACATAGAAGCCCTGCTGGAGACTCTTGGTCTTTTCCTTGAACTTCCTTCTTGTGCCGCATTCTCAGCATCAATGTCCTCGTTCTTCTTCGGAGGgatattttcttttcccttTCCAAATCTTCTCGAAGGTCCTCcaatatcattatcttctgGTCCGCCCTTTCCACTTGAACCCCCATTCCCTCCTCCTGAAATTGCTGCATTTTTGAGAGAAGTTGGAGAGGTCAAATGTGGCGTAGATTGGGTACGAGTTAACATTCCTACTCTAGATCCAGAGCCTGAACCTGAAGGGACAGCAAAAGTACCTGAGgacgaagaggaagatggtGTGGAAGGTGTGAAAGTTGAACGACGCGTTGTTATATTGTATAGTGAATTCGATCGACCCAAGCCATTGTTCCTTGCTGGCGGTTGAGTAGTTGTTGATCGCGTGAGGGGTTGTCTGATAGCGTTGGGAGTGTTcgaggaagatgaggaagaagaggtagtGGCTGGTCTTCTTGGGTGAACGGAATTGTTCCGTGTCACAGGTGGTGCGAGTGTAGGTGTCGGTGTTGGTGTGGGAGCATCTTCAACTGACGTCgctgatgaagaggaagaagggatGAAGGTATCATTATTTGAGTTGGTATCGTTATCATCTTGTCGTGATCTCTTGGTAGCTCCTGCCATGTTGTGTCGTGTGAGTGAATGAGCAGCGAAGTATATGCTGAGAGTGACAAATTACAAGTGATAAGAAACAAAGAAAATCGTAAAATAAGATTATACAAGTAACAAGTGAATCATGAGAAAGTAGAATAAGTCGtatgaattaataaattgTATATGACGACGCGAAGTTACAAAATATATGAGGAGAAACAGAAACGGTGAAGCGAAGACTACAATGTTTCGTTATAATAAATGACGATTTACAAAAAAAcccttttcctttttcccCGTGTGTTTAGAGGGAAACAACTTTCTGTATCTCTGTATGTTTATTGTCTACAAGCAAAATCAATGAATATGAATCAAGTCACGATGAGAATTATAAATTGAACATGAGTAATAAGTAATGTTCTCAATTTAATGATCTATCCAACCATAGTTAATCATCGTATTCGTATGGTAGTCGCGtaataatatcaattaatgttcatgaatttcatctttgaatTGTGAACGAGGCTTGAAAGGTTTAGGgtaaaaatcaaaatacctCCACTTTTTATCAGGATTTTTGGGTTATACTAGTCACTATGTAAAAACTTGGTACTGATTTTCAAGGAAAATCTCACTGTACCAACTTGTTTCAGGAACAGAAATAGATTCATGGTACCGTTGAAAATTCAGTCGCGTCAATAATAAGATAGATACCCTGAATTCTTAATGATAAACTAGCGATTAATCTAATGTTCTTGTCATGTTAATTCTTGGTATTAAGAACCTAATTTTATACAACAGCGCTCAATACATCATATCTTATGCACGCTTTTCTTGCGATAACTAACAGATTACACGCGACCTAAGATGAAACTGTATATCAACGCATTGACAGCATATCAACATTTT encodes:
- a CDS encoding thymidylate synthase, with protein sequence MTDPVLESNGIPIHEREDPDHEEYQYLDLISKIMLKGQSRPDRTGTGTLSLFAPPSFRFSLENGILPLLTTKRVFLKGVIIELLWFISGSTNSNLLKEKGVGIWDLNGSKDFLEKNGLGFRKQGDLGPVYGFQWRHFGEEYLNCDTDYKGKGFDQLKDVIWKIKNNPTDRRIILSAWNPKDLHLMALPPCHMFCQFYVTLPDSNIPNDKPKLSCLMYQRSCDLGLGIPFNIASYSLLTYMIAYITDTIPFEFILQMGDSHIYKDHLEPLKIQLNRQPKSFPNFKFKRTKEEIGDIDGFILDDFIIENYKPHGKIEMKMSVSLKKFIKTKKREI